A portion of the Blautia hansenii DSM 20583 genome contains these proteins:
- a CDS encoding ATP-binding protein, whose protein sequence is MKQRIMNNVGVLVALGIFLSFLAASGIMYDKYNSYMQQDVKNEAEYIRYGLESTGMEYLTQETGQLTTSRITLLNAEGKILYDSERHPEELENHGNRPEIQEAMEKGEGEQIRFSETLSDQTFYYAVKLDNGDILRVAKTTDSVFHTMVSSFTLMGILFLIILALGFLLIERQTKKLIEPINRLDLEHPLKNVEYEELRPLLNRVDEQNKQIASQVEELKQAEAVRREFSANVSHELKTPLMSISGYAEIMKNGMVRPQDISEFAGRIYDEASRLTSLVQDIIEISKLDEKSGEMPFENVDIYEIAQDICQNLTLQSKKKNITLSIEGSNVEIYGVRHILYEMCYNLVDNAMKYNREGGYVKVSLSTTEDHVCFTVEDNGIGIAKEEQERIFERFYRVDKSHSRKTGGTGLGLSIVKHGAALHHAQITLNSEPEKGTKIQVFFKKS, encoded by the coding sequence ATGAAACAAAGAATTATGAATAACGTAGGCGTGCTGGTGGCATTGGGAATTTTTTTGAGTTTCCTTGCCGCCAGCGGCATTATGTACGACAAATATAACAGCTATATGCAGCAGGATGTAAAAAACGAAGCTGAGTATATTCGTTATGGTCTGGAAAGCACAGGTATGGAATATCTGACACAGGAAACGGGGCAGCTTACTACCAGCAGAATTACTCTTTTAAATGCAGAAGGAAAGATTTTGTACGACTCAGAGCGCCATCCCGAAGAACTGGAAAATCACGGAAACCGTCCGGAAATTCAGGAGGCAATGGAAAAGGGAGAAGGAGAGCAAATTCGCTTTTCGGAAACCCTTTCAGACCAGACTTTTTATTATGCGGTAAAGCTGGATAACGGGGACATTTTAAGAGTTGCAAAAACAACGGACAGTGTTTTTCATACCATGGTTTCCAGTTTCACCCTTATGGGGATTTTGTTTTTAATTATTCTTGCGCTGGGTTTTCTTTTAATTGAAAGACAGACAAAAAAGCTGATAGAGCCTATTAACAGACTGGATTTGGAGCATCCGCTGAAGAATGTGGAATATGAAGAGCTGCGTCCTCTTTTGAACCGTGTAGATGAGCAGAATAAGCAGATTGCCAGTCAGGTAGAAGAATTAAAACAGGCAGAGGCGGTCCGCAGGGAATTTTCCGCAAATGTTTCTCATGAGCTGAAAACACCTTTGATGTCCATATCCGGTTATGCGGAGATTATGAAAAACGGCATGGTAAGACCACAGGATATATCCGAGTTTGCAGGACGTATTTATGACGAAGCAAGCCGTCTGACGAGCCTTGTGCAGGACATTATTGAAATCTCTAAATTAGATGAAAAAAGCGGAGAAATGCCTTTTGAAAATGTGGATATCTATGAAATTGCACAGGATATCTGTCAGAACTTAACTTTGCAGTCGAAAAAGAAAAATATAACTCTTTCCATAGAGGGAAGCAATGTGGAAATCTATGGAGTTCGCCACATTTTATATGAGATGTGTTACAATCTGGTGGATAATGCCATGAAATACAATCGAGAAGGTGGATATGTAAAGGTTTCTTTGAGTACCACAGAAGACCATGTGTGCTTTACTGTGGAAGATAACGGAATCGGAATTGCCAAAGAAGAGCAAGAGCGAATTTTCGAACGTTTTTATCGGGTGGATAAGAGCCATTCCAGAAAAACAGGAGGAACCGGTCTGGGGCTTTCTATTGTAAAACACGGAGCAGCGCTGCATCATGCTCAGATTACTTTAAACAGCGAGCCTGAGAAAGGAACAAAAATACAGGTTTTCTTTAAGAAATCATAA
- a CDS encoding ArsR/SmtB family transcription factor, giving the protein MTDFSKDAKIFKALCDTKRLTILDYLKSGEKCACVLIENMNIGQSALSYHMKILCDSGIVIARQEGKWTHYSLSKSGSEYASKRLLELTTPNIENQSSCCK; this is encoded by the coding sequence ATGACTGATTTTTCAAAGGATGCGAAAATATTCAAGGCTCTCTGCGATACAAAAAGATTAACTATTTTAGACTACCTGAAAAGTGGAGAAAAATGCGCATGTGTTCTAATCGAAAATATGAACATAGGACAGTCAGCCCTGTCTTATCACATGAAAATACTTTGCGACTCTGGCATTGTTATTGCAAGACAAGAGGGAAAGTGGACGCATTACAGCCTCAGTAAAAGCGGAAGCGAATATGCCTCAAAACGATTGTTAGAATTAACAACACCAAATATTGAAAACCAATCAAGCTGTTGTAAATAA
- a CDS encoding permease: MEVLNTIWLFFQDQILGMKWLNGFIGQGLSLIGGDLNSCLRGSVQFFLYDVIKITILLCLLIFFISYIQSYFPPERSKEILGRFHGIGANAISALLGTVTPFCSCSSIPLFIGFTSAGLPLGVTFSFLISSPMVDLGSLVLLMSILGTKVAFAYVIVGLIIAVIGSSLIEKLHMEKYVEDFVKNAGRVDISSPVLTKKDRVQYAKEQVVGTFKKVFSYILIGVGIGAIIHNWIPEIWIENILGSNNPFGVILATLVGIPMYADIFGTIPVAEALLAKGAQLGTILSFMMAVTTLSLPSLIMLKKAVKPKLLALFIAICTFGIILVGYLFNIFSTLFI, encoded by the coding sequence TTGGAAGTATTAAATACAATATGGTTATTTTTTCAAGACCAAATATTAGGCATGAAATGGTTAAATGGTTTTATCGGGCAGGGACTGTCATTGATAGGGGGAGACCTTAACAGTTGTTTAAGGGGAAGCGTTCAGTTTTTTCTATACGATGTAATCAAAATTACAATTTTATTATGTTTGCTGATTTTTTTTATTTCGTATATTCAAAGTTACTTTCCGCCAGAACGAAGCAAGGAAATTCTAGGACGTTTTCATGGTATCGGAGCTAATGCTATATCCGCATTGCTGGGAACGGTTACACCATTTTGCTCCTGTTCTTCTATTCCGTTATTTATCGGGTTTACAAGCGCAGGATTACCGTTAGGCGTAACTTTTTCTTTTTTGATTTCTTCCCCTATGGTGGATTTGGGAAGTCTTGTATTGCTAATGAGTATTTTGGGTACAAAGGTGGCTTTTGCTTATGTAATTGTCGGTTTGATAATAGCTGTAATTGGCAGTAGTTTAATTGAAAAATTACACATGGAAAAATATGTGGAGGATTTCGTCAAAAATGCGGGCAGAGTTGATATTAGTTCTCCTGTCTTAACGAAAAAGGATAGAGTTCAATATGCGAAAGAACAGGTTGTGGGAACATTCAAAAAGGTATTTTCATATATTCTGATTGGCGTAGGTATTGGTGCAATTATTCATAACTGGATACCGGAAATATGGATTGAAAATATTTTGGGAAGTAATAATCCATTTGGAGTTATTTTAGCCACACTTGTGGGAATACCTATGTATGCTGATATTTTTGGAACAATTCCGGTTGCAGAGGCTTTGCTTGCAAAAGGAGCACAGTTGGGTACAATTTTATCATTTATGATGGCAGTAACAACACTTAGTTTACCGTCTTTAATCATGCTGAAAAAAGCAGTAAAGCCTAAATTATTGGCTCTATTTATTGCCATTTGTACGTTTGGGATTATCCTTGTAGGCTATCTGTTTAATATTTTTAGTACACTATTTATTTGA
- a CDS encoding thioredoxin family protein, giving the protein MKLFGKKKETKTCCCGGNCTSETMENAESKKQEKGIKILGSGCIKCMELEKTARTAISELQLDYEIDHVTDFVEIAGYGVMSTPALVIDGEVISYGKVLKVEEVKELLMK; this is encoded by the coding sequence ATGAAATTATTTGGAAAGAAAAAAGAAACAAAAACATGTTGCTGTGGTGGAAATTGCACATCAGAAACAATGGAAAATGCAGAAAGTAAAAAACAAGAGAAGGGTATTAAAATACTGGGTTCAGGCTGTATAAAATGTATGGAATTAGAAAAAACAGCCAGAACGGCAATATCTGAGCTTCAATTAGACTACGAGATTGACCATGTAACAGACTTTGTGGAAATAGCCGGTTATGGAGTTATGTCTACACCGGCATTAGTGATTGACGGAGAAGTAATATCTTATGGAAAAGTATTGAAGGTAGAAGAAGTGAAAGAATTGTTGATGAAATAA